From Rhododendron vialii isolate Sample 1 chromosome 10a, ASM3025357v1, the proteins below share one genomic window:
- the LOC131303354 gene encoding probable inactive receptor kinase At1g48480, whose translation MKPPYLLPTATLLLLSLLLILSFLPPTTPDLSSDRSSLLLLRSSLGGRALLWNISNPTPCLWTGVTCSNSSSSGGVTALRLPGMGLSGPLPQDPFQNLTQLVTLSLRYNALSGPLPPSLFSSLSSLRNLYLQRNLFSGPIPSSLLSLPTLVRLDLAYNNFSGPISPDFNNLTRLGTLFLNNNNLTGSIPNLNLPNLAQFNVSFNHLTGPVPSNLTSQPPSAFLGNSLCGGPLLPCNNGTPSESGSESKSKALSGGAIAGIVIGCVVGLLMILVVLFFICCRRKNVDKKSGFEGVGGAKQREVGQITGDRSGEDTNESMSAVGKSAGGVGLSGRSGGNGKSLVFFGKGERVFDLEDLLRASAEVLGKGTFGTAYKAVLEMGLVVAVKRLKEVAVPEKEFREKVEVVGRMEHENLVSLRAYYYSRDEKLLVYDYMPMGSLSALLHGNRSGRTPLNWETRSAIALGASRGIAYLHLQGPSLSHGNIKSSNILLTKSYEPRVSDFGLAQLVGPNTSTPNRVAGYRAPEVTDTRKVSQKSDVYSFGVLLLELMTGKAPTHALLNEEGVDLPRWVQSVVREEWTVEVFDPELLRYQSFEEEMVQLLQLGIDCVAQYPDNRPSMAEVHSRIEEICQSSLQSNQDTLDDIVNDGDEPHQQDLSVDSGAPHSSVAD comes from the exons ATGAAACCACCTTATCTCCTCCCCACCGccaccctcctcctcctctctctcctcctcatcCTCTCTTTCCTCCCCCCCACCACCCCCGACCTCTCCTCCGACCgctcctccctcctcctcctccgctcCTCCCTCGGCGGCCGCGCCCTCCTCTGGAACATCTCCAACCCCACCCCATGCCTCTGGACCGGCGTCACCTGCTCCAACTCCTCCTCATCCGGCGGCGTCACCGCCCTCCGCCTCCCGGGCATGGGCCTCTCTGGCCCACTCCCCCAAGACCCTTTCCAAAACCTAACCCAACTCGTCACCCTCTCCCTCCGCTACAACGCCCTCTCCGggcccctccctccctccctcttctcctctctctcctccctccgcAACCTCTACCTCCAACGGAACCTCTTCTCCGGCCCCAtcccctcctccctcctctccctcccCACCCTCGTCCGCCTCGACCTCGCCTACAACAACTTCTCCGGCCCCATCTCCCCCGATTTCAACAACCTCACCCGCCTCGGCACCCTCTTCCTGAACAACAACAACCTCACCGGCTCCATACCCAACTTAAATCTCCCCAATCTCGCTCAGTTCAATGTCTCTTTTAACCACCTGACCGGACCCGTCCCTTCGAATCTGACCAGCCAGCCCCCCAGCGCGTTCTTGGGGAACTCGCTGTGCGGTGGGCCGCTTCTGCCTTGTAATAACGGAACCCCAAGTGAGAGCGGGAGCGAGAGCAAGAGTAAAGCACTATCCGGTGGCGCCATTGCTGGGATTGTGATTGGGTGTGTGGTTGGGTTGTTGATGATTTTGGTTGTATTGTTTTTTATATGTTGCAGGAGAAAGAATGTTGATAAGAAATCAGGGTTTGAAGGGGTTGGTGGGGCGAAGCAGAGGGAAGTTGGTCAGATTACTGGTGACAGATCGGGGGAAGATACTAATGAGAGTATGAGCGCGGTCGGGAAGAGCGCGGGGGGCGTGGGTTTGAGTGGGAGGAGTGGTGGTAATGGAAAgagtttggtgttttttgggAAAGGTGAGAGGGTGTTTGATTTGGAGGATTTGTTGAGGGCGTCGGCGGAGGTGTTGGGGAAAGGAACGTTTGGGACGGCGTATAAGGCGGTCTTGGAGATGGGTTTGGTGGTGGCGGTGAAGAGGTTGAAGGAGGTGGCGGTGCCGGAGAAGGAGTTTAGGGAGAAAGTGGAAGTTGTTGGAAGGATGGAGCATGAGAATTTGGTGTCTTTGAGGGCTTATTATTATAGCAGGGATGAGAAGCTGCTTGTTTATGATTACATGCCTATGGGAAGCTTGTCTGCACTTTTACATG GAAACAGATCCGGTCGAACCCCATTAAACTGGGAAACAAGGTCCGCAATCGCCCTAGGAGCCTCACGCGGCATTGCATACCTGCACTTACAgggcccctctctctcccacgGCAACATCAAGTCATCAAACATCCTCCTCACTAAATCATACGAGCCCCGCGTATCTGACTTCGGCCTTGCCCAACTTGTAGGCCCCAACACCTCCACTCCCAACCGCGTTGCAGGCTATCGGGCCCCAGAGGTCACAGACACCCGTAAGGTCTCTCAAAAATCCGACGTCTACAGCTTCGGAGTACTACTTTTGGAACTGATGACGGGTAAGGCCCCCACGCATGCCTTGTTGAACGAGGAAGGGGTGGATTTGCCGAGGTGGGTCCAGTCCGTGGTTCGTGAGGAATGGACCGTGGAGGTGTTTGACCCTGAGTTACTCAGATACCAAAGTTTTGAGGAGGAGATGGTTCAACTATTGCAGCTCGGGATCGATTGTGTCGCTCAGTACCCAGATAACCGTCCTTCTATGGCCGAGGTGCATAGTCGGATTGAGGAGATTTGTCAGTCTAGCTTACAAAGCAACCAAGATACCCTTGATGATATAGTTAATGATGGAGATGAGCCTCATCAGCAGGATCTCTCTGTTGATTCGGGTGCGCCACATTCTTCGGTTGCAGATTGA
- the LOC131303812 gene encoding ADP-ribosylation factor-like protein 8c translates to MWLWDSLLNWLRSFFFKQEMELSLVGLQSAGKTSLVHAIATGGYSEDMIPTVGFNMRKVTKGNVTIKLWDLGGQRRFRGMWERYCRGVSAIVYVVDAADRDSIPISRSELHDLLTKPTLSGIPVLVLGNKIDKSEAISKQALMDQLGLESISEREVCCYMISCKDSVNIDAVIDWLIKHSRTVK, encoded by the exons ATGTGGCTGTGGGATTCCCTCCTCAATTGGCTCCGCAG CTTCTTCTTTAAGCAAGAAATGGAGCTCTCCCTCGTGGGACTTCAAAGTGCGGGAAAGACATCTCTTGTTCATGCAATTGCT ACGGGAGGCTACAGCGAGGACATGATTCCAACT GTGGGATTTAATATGCGAAAAGTTACGAAAGGTAATGTAACAATTAAGCTTTGGGACCTCGGAGGCCAACGGAGGTTTCGCGGCATGTGGGAGCGGTACTGCCGAGGGGTCTCCGCAATAGT ATATGTTGTTGATGCGGCAGATAGAGACAGTATTCCAATATCTCGAAGCGAGCTACACGACCTGTTGACAAAACCAACCTTAAGTGGCATACCTGTGCTTGTTCTCGGTAACAAAATCGACAAGTCAGAAGCTATTTCGAAGCAAGCACTGATGGATCAACT AGGTCTTGAATCGATCAGCGAGAGAGAAGTGTGCTGCTACATGATCTCATGCAAAGATTCTGTAAACATTGACGCGGTTATTGACTGGCTTATAAAACACTCGAGGACAGTAAAATGA